The sequence below is a genomic window from Gadus morhua chromosome 12, gadMor3.0, whole genome shotgun sequence.
atgtatattgtgttgtgtgtattgtaatacTTGTTACtcgtgaacctacagagatgttttggaggctttgaccactggcagcagcctcagaagaccctcctctgaagcaaagaatttcttcaggtcaaacacatccagctgctcttctgatgacagtaagatgaagaccagcgCAGACCAgtgtgcaggagagagagagtctctggagagacttcctgatgtcaggagctgttggatctcctccactagagaacagtcattcagctcattcagacagtggatcagattgatgcttctctcttgaGAAAGATCACCATTTATCCTcttcttgatgtaagacactgtattctgattggtctgtgagcttcttcctgtctctccaAGCAGACCTCGCAGTagattctgattggtctccagagagaggcccaggaggaagcggaggaacaagtcaaGATGTCCgctctcactctgtaaggccttttCCACAGCACTTTCGTAAAGGAGAAGGAGTTTATCTTCCCCGGATGCTGGTTGTTCTTCTGAGAACAAATTGACCCCAGTGTTGATGAAGGAATGAatgacataaagggcagccagaaactcctggatgctcagatggacaaagcagaacacctttcCCTGGTACAGCCcaaactcctctttaaagatctgggtgaacactcctgagtgcACTGATGCTGCTTTGATATCGAagtcacactctgccaggtctgcctcgtagaatatcaggttgcctttctccagctggttaaaagccagttttcccagagaaacgaTGATCTGCCTGCTCTCTGGACTCCAGTGTGGATCTGTATTAGCtctcccatggtacttcctgtccccctgtatggactgaaccctcaggaagtggctgtacatctgagtcacggtcttgggcacctcttctcctctctggcaTGTTAtgaagatgtcctccagaactgtagctgtgatccaacagaagactgggatttgacacatgatgtggaggcttcgtgatatCTTGACGGAagagatgattgtgctggccagctTCCCCtttctgaatctcttcctgaagtactcctccttctgcgggtcggtgaaccctctcacctctgtcatcatgccaacacactcagcagggatctgattggctgctgcagggcgtgtggttatccagatgcgagcggagggaagcaggtcgcccctgatgaggtttgtcagcagcacatccACCGAGGTCGGctctgtgacatcagtccaTATCGGgatgttctggaagtccagaggtagtcgacactcatccagaccatccaagatgaagacaacttggaaccggtcgaatctgcagattcctgcttctttggtctcaataaagaagtaATGAAGAAGTTCTACCAAGCTAAACTCCTTCCCTTTCATTAAATTCAGCTCTCTAAAAGtaaggagaaatgtgaagtgtatgttgtggttggttttgccttcagcccagtccagagtgaacttgtgtgttaagacggttttaccaatgccggccactccagttgtcattatggTTCTGATTGATTGATCTTGtgcaggtaagggtttaaagatgtcttcacatctgatttgtgtttccttcttggctggtttcctggaggctgtttcaatcagtctgacctcatgttccttgttgacctcttcACTGACTCTCTCTGTGACGAAGAGCTCTGGGTAAAAGTCCTTCAGAGGTTTTGAatgtcctgctttagcgattccctcaaacataCACCTCAACTTCTCCATCAGATGGGACTTCATGTTGTGTTGGCACTGaacagcagcagatcctaaatgACAAAAGTACACAAGACAACAGTGAGTGGATGGTGACATCAGTGGAACAAAATATCCTCATGCAATGGTTCGTATGATATCATACGAAAAGTTATGCGCAAATTTTCATAAGATTCCTCCAAATTTCTCAGTTTTCTGAATGGAATATgcaatattttgatatagattCATTATTATAAATTCACATCAATTCTTTCCAGTCTCGCCAGCAAATACAACAATCTCCATCATTGCTTTGGTTGTTGATATGGATGCAGCATGATTATGATGATTATGAATGCTGAAAACCAAACATGGCTGACTTTACCCTTGTTTGGGCATAAGAATGTGTTTTGATGTTGACTGGTAACCTAATTTATGAAGATATCATGCAAATTTGTATCAGTCCAGCCTGAGTGGAACCATGTTAATATTTCCTAAATGATCAACATCATGATATTTAGAGGCTTCATTCCTTGTGGTCGGGGAAGCCGGACGTGAAAAGGACTGCATGATACAGATTCAACATGTTCAGGTTTATTCTGTTATTTAAACAGGTATATGATAGGTGTCATTATAGtaataatgatagtgaatcaTTGGTCACTTGCTAAGCTGATATAAAATAACAAGATAGTGTTGCATCACTCCAACTGAGatattctgctgttgatctgcagCACAATGTTCAATATactttaacctgataccccaacaataaccctacacatctggatcaaaccatttaacctgatacccccacaatgaccctacatatctggatcaaactatttaacctgataccccacaataaccctacatatctggatcagaCCATTTAATTTGATGCCCCCACAATAATCTTACaaatctggatcaaaccatttaaaccACAATAGGAAAGATCTCCAAATTGAAGGTAGAAATGTAGAAATCTCACATTATTTAACTGAATTGCAGAAAAAATATGAATCTCATGCTGCTCGTCAATATTTGTAATTCTTTTCTGTTTTCAAGATAAGAGTATCTTCtgcctttaaaaataaatgtctcctctgtcttcaaaataagagtctcttaccgcccccaagtgtgtcagccagttcctcctggttcatctctatcaggcagagctttgtgatgtctgcCACTCCCTCGAttgcgcgcctcctctgctccatgtttttaccatcctcctcctccatctgactctctgagcattgtgggtaatctgggaagagatccctccagagcttcttcagctccttgtctagaaaagcgtgtgcgttctcctcagccctctggaacagaacaaaaatcaaggagaactttattctgaactaactgaggacatcagaagcatctgtcctggattcTGTCCCGCTGGTCtaaagagggaagcctggagactatTAGTTAATTGTtgaactaaataaaaaatgtgtacaaAATAGAGACTATCTGATTGACATACATGTAAACCTATCACTATTCAGAATGCATCACACGGTACGTTCAAGTGTAATGACGGCGGTATACGTTAGCCCATTAGGCAAGCTAGTAGCCTAGCCGCTAAAACGTCTGCTTGACCAACGATGGACGGGTCAATTGGCCGCAGTGCAGGTGATAAGCAAAGCATATGAAAACATTTCCCAGCTGCTGACAGAACTCGCCAACACTTATTCCCAGCCGATGTGGGAGTGGAAGCGCTGGGACTGCTGCATGCAATTTCAGAACCCAGTTTCAGATTTATTGCGCTTCTGATGAGAACGATTCTGACCCTGTTCGAACCACCAAATAGCTCCAATCAAAAGATATGGATCTCCACACAGCTGTCCAACTGGTGAACGCTATCACAAAGTGCATTGAGGGCCTCCGCATCAAAACGGAGTTAAGTGCGTTATGGGATCAGTGTGCAGAGCCAGAGGATGCATCTAACCCACAAAGCaagaggagacacacagaaaccaacAAACGTCGACAAGATTTTATTTTTGAGCAGTCTCTGGGTGTACAAATTGACCAGGACAACACAGCAAAACGACAGAGACTCTGTATTATGGATGTATTGACGTAGTGTATGGAGAGATGGCACGACGCTTTGGAGAGCGGAAAACGTATGGAATCACTGGCTTCACATGACCCAGAGAGTGAAACTTTTTTGGGCACAGAAAAAGTGGGGCCCCTCTTGGATTTGACCGGCACAAAATCTGTAGATGCTGTGTTTTTGGTAGCCCGACAGTTCCTTCACACCAAATTGGAAGGCTCCACGTGCGCAGAGGATGATAATTGGACTGTGGAAACACTTTTCGCCACTTTTCACAAGACCCTGGAAGCAATGCCCAGTGTCATAGTGTCATTTAAGTCTGCTTTAACTTTTTTTGCTTTAAGTTTTTGCATGTGTATGCGGCATCCACGCAAAGCAAACCTCCTTCAGCTCAGTTTTGAAAAGGAGTTGACAAAAAAAGGGAGCAGCTGAAGTATCGTTTGCTGCGGAGGTTTAATTCCACAGGGAAAAGGCGTCTCCAGCTTTACTAGCATCAATCAGGGAGTAAACTATTTTCAGAATGGTTAAATCTCACACTGTTCAGTCaacaatgtttgtttgtggtgaTGCTTTTTTTTACTGGTATTTGTGCCGTGACGCAATGTTGCAAATGTTTTGTATGTTCATGTTTATTTGCTCGACTGCGTGGCGCGGCATATTGCTGTTGGCgcaatgctgtgtgtgtatttaatgtgCCGTCATGCATACAATGCAAACGTATTTTGTATTTGGCTTTTCGTgtgtgttaaaggtcccatggcatgccaccaggtgtggtgtgattagccggtacaagccgttttggaaatccgtcacacatctagatggacacgcccacctgtgatgtcataaggggcagatttccaaaacggcttgtagcggctaatcagaccacacctggtggcatgccatgggacctttaatgtgtACTATTTGCGAGCTACGTGCGTCTTAAGGCAATGCTGTTGGCCATGCTGATGATTTTGCGCTGCTGTGGACTGTTGTAATTTAGTTTTTTGTGCACCTGTCTGTCATAATATTTATTTGGGCCCTCCCTCAAAATCGACATGCCCCCTGCAGAGATTTGCTCTGGCGCCGGGTCTGTGTagagctgaaggaaatttcttGTTGGACATTACACACCTTGATGATCTCTGTTTGATTCTGCTGTACTGAATGAGCACTGGCAACCTTAGACCTCTCCTGGTTTTGTCtgtggagagaacacacacacacacacacacacacacacacacacacacacacacacacacacacacacacacacacacacacacacacacacacacacacacaca
It includes:
- the LOC115555138 gene encoding NACHT, LRR and PYD domains-containing protein 3-like, whose translation is MKSHLMEKLRCMFEGIAKAGHSKPLKDFYPELFVTERVSEEVNKEHEVRLIETASRKPAKKETQIRCEDIFKPLPAQDQSIRTIMTTGVAGIGKTVLTHKFTLDWAEGKTNHNIHFTFLLTFRELNLMKGKEFSLVELLHYFFIETKEAGICRFDRFQVVFILDGLDECRLPLDFQNIPIWTDVTEPTSVDVLLTNLIRGDLLPSARIWITTRPAAANQIPAECVGMMTEVRGFTDPQKEEYFRKRFRKGKLASTIISSVKISRSLHIMCQIPVFCWITATVLEDIFITCQRGEEVPKTVTQMYSHFLRVQSIQGDRKYHGRANTDPHWSPESRQIIVSLGKLAFNQLEKGNLIFYEADLAECDFDIKAASVHSGVFTQIFKEEFGLYQGKVFCFVHLSIQEFLAALYVIHSFINTGVNLFSEEQPASGEDKLLLLYESAVEKALQSESGHLDLFLRFLLGLSLETNQNLLRGLLGETGRSSQTNQNTVSYIKKRINGDLSQERSINLIHCLNELNDCSLVEEIQQLLTSGSLSRDSLSPAHWSALVFILLSSEEQLDVFDLKKFFASEEGLLRLLPVVKASKTSLLNDCKLSERCCEALASIFSSNSSLRELDLSFNDLQDSGVKLLSAGLGSPHCTLETLRMNGCHLSERCCEALASVLSSNSSSLTELDLSTNDLQDSGVKLLSAGLGSPHCTLETLRLSGCLVTQEGCDFLASALSSNPSHLRELDLSYNHPGDSGAALLSAGLEDPLWRLDTLSVEHGGVWTLKPGLKKYACELTLDPNTAHRRLSLSEDNRKVMLVREDQSYPDHPERFDNWPQVLCREGLTGRCYWEVERNKDVAIGVTHRRVTRRGARCDSLLGSNNKSWILLCYDDGYTAYYNNRRSDIILPPAGSTRVGVYLDRPAGTLSFYRVSPGGGGSSDTLTHIHTFQSTFTQEDLLLPGVRLLGDGASVALCRL